A portion of the Punica granatum isolate Tunisia-2019 chromosome 7, ASM765513v2, whole genome shotgun sequence genome contains these proteins:
- the LOC116215029 gene encoding glycosyltransferase BC10-like: MGIEQQCNPNSKPKPSMVRSHVFGIVFFAVGLSLGITIGVCIKTSSFNINPTYIFTQFPSALPQMSPQAQPVESESAATPPLVSLALKRHDMDDEELFWRATLVPRIKRFPFERVPKVAFMFLAKGPLPLAPLWELFFRGHEGLYSIYVHSHPAYNEVVPEESVFHGRRIPSKPVEWGRASMMDAERRLLANALLDYSNERFVLLSEACIPLFNFSTIYTYLTNANQSYLNLFDDPGRDGRGRYNPRMSPAINITDWRKGSQWFEVNRDMAVDIVSDDKCYWVFREFCVKENRPACYLDEHYIPTLINMVSPDRNSNWTVTWVDWSKRGPHPGRFRRWDVSLEFINQIRYGANCTYNGNPTSTCFLFARKFMPDTLQPLLQIAPTILGVIP, translated from the exons ATGGGAATTGAACAGCAATGTAACCCCAACAGCAAGCCGAAGCCATCGATGGTCCGAAGCCATGTCTTCGGTATTGTCTTCTTCGCAGTAGGCCTCTCCCTTGGTATCACAATTGGAGTATGCATCAAGACCTCGTCGTTCAACATAAACCCGACCTATATCTTCACTCAATTCCCCTCGGCTCTGCCCCAGATGTCGCCACAGGCACAGCCGGTAGAGTCCGAGTCTGCTGCTACCCCTCCACTGGTCAGCCTTGCGCTTAAGCGGCATGACATGGATGACGAGGAGTTGTTCTGGAGGGCGACGCTGGTCCCGAGGATTAAGAGGTTCCCCTTCGAGCGGGTCCCGAAGGTGGCCTTCATGTTCTTGGCTAAGGGGCCCCTGCCTTTGGCCCCGCTGTGGGAGCTCTTCTTCAGAGGGCATGAAGGGCTCTATAGCATTTATGTCCACTCTCATCCTGCCTACAACGAGGTAGTGCCCGAGGAATCTGTCTTTCATGGCCGAAGAATTCCAAGCAAG CCGGTGGAATGGGGCAGAGCAAGCATGATGGACGCGGAGCGGCGCCTCCTAGCCAATGCCCTGCTCGACTACTCCAACGAACGGTTCGTGTTACTCTCTGAGGCCTGCATCCCTCTCTTCAACTTCTCGACAATCTATACCTACCTCACCAACGCCAACCAGAGCTACCTCAACCTCTTTGACGACCCGGGCCGGGACGGGCGGGGCCGGTACAATCCTCGGATGTCACCGGCCATCAACATCACCGACTGGCGGAAGGGATCACAGTGGTTTGAGGTAAACCGGGACATGGCTGTGGACATTGTCTCGGACGACAAGTGCTACTGGGTCTTCCGGGAGTTCTGCGTCAAGGAGAACAGGCCGGCATGCTACCTGGACGAGCACTATATCCCCACGCTCATAAACATGGTCTCCCCCGACCGGAACTCGAACTGGACTGTCACGTGGGTCGACTGGTCCAAGCGAGGCCCGCACCCGGGGAGATTTAGGAGGTGGGATGTAAGCTTGGAGTTCATAAATCAGATTAGGTATGGGGCAAATTGCACTTACAACGGTAACCCGACCTCGACGTGCTTCCTTTTTGCTAGGAAGTTCATGCCCGACACTCTCCAACCTTTGTTGCAAATTGCACCAACAATTTTGGGCGTTATTCcttaa
- the LOC116213202 gene encoding glycosyltransferase BC10-like, which translates to MKKNMENQSQNNNSPPILIKSNMIQLHHLIPHILLFGFGLAIGATLTSYLNFFQFPFQTSSNVTAAPLSHPLPLPPPPPLPLSSPPLAEETRPVDLLGPPTVMHGMEEKELFWRASMSPKISEFPFKRVPKVAFMFLTRGPLPLRPLWEMFFKGVDAGLYSIYVHTHPSFNEPVPPDSVFHGRRIPSKEAHWGSFSLVEAERRLLANALLDWSNERFVLLSESCIPLFNFTTVYNYLVGSSMTFVEVYDLPGPVGRGRYNQQMRPTVWPKQWRKGSQWFEMDRALALEVVSDRTYSSVFRRFCRGSCYGDEHYLPTFVNINFGWRNSNRTLTWVDWSGAGPHPRRFIRTGVNVGLLERLRSGTKCQYNGQTTNVCFLFARKFLPNTLDRLLRFAPEVMKFN; encoded by the exons atgaagaagaacatGGAAAATCAAAGCCAAAATAACAATAGCCCACCAATTCTCATCAAATCCAACATGATCCAACTCCACCACCTCATCCCCCATATCCTTCTCTTTGGCTTTGGTTTGGCCATTGGAGCCACCCTCACTTCCTATCTCAACTTCTTCCAATTCCCCTTCCAAACCTCCTCCAACGTCACCGCCGCCCCTTTGTCCCATCCACTGCCACTGCCACCGCCACCGCCATTGCCACTGTCGTCGCCGCCATTGGCAGAGGAGACAAGGCCAGTGGATCTCCTTGGGCCGCCTACGGTGATGCACGGGatggaagaaaaagaactGTTCTGGAGGGCATCGATGAGCCCTAAGATAAGCGAGTTCCCGTTCAAGAGGGTCCCAAAAGTGGCATTCATGTTCCTGACGAGGGGCCCGCTCCCGTTGAGGCCTCTGTGGGAGATGTTCTTCAAAGGTGTCGACGCAGGGCTCTACTCCATCTACGTCCACACACACCCTTCGTTCAATGAGCCGGTGCCGCCAGACTCGGTCTTCCACGGCCGGAGAATCCCTAGTAAG GAGGCGCATTGGGGATCGTTTAGCTTGGTGGAAGCGGAGCGTCGCTTGCTGGCCAATGCGTTGCTGGACTGGTCGAACGAGCGGTTCGTCCTGCTTTCGGAGTCGTGCATCCCTCTGTTCAACTTCACGACCGTTTACAACTACCTCGTGGGCTCGTCCATGACCTTCGTCGAGGTCTATGACCTGCCTGGGCCGGTGGGCCGCGGCAGGTACAACCAGCAGATGAGGCCCACGGTCTGGCCCAAACAATGGAGGAAGGGGTCACAGTGGTTTGAGATGGACCGGGCCCTGGCCCTGGAGGTGGTCTCGGACCGGACCTACAGCTCCGTGTTCCGGAGGTTCTGCCGGGGCTCATGCTACGGGGACGAGCACTACCTGCCAACGTTTGTGAACATCAACTTCGGGTGGAGGAACTCGAATAGGACTTTGACCTGGGTTGACTGGTCGGGGGCCGGGCCCCACCCGCGGAGGTTCATAAGGACGGGCGTGAACGTTGGCCTGCTGGAGAGGCTGAGGAGTGGGACCAAGTGCCAATACAATGGGCAGACCACAAATGTCTGCTTCTTGTTTGCAAGGAAGTTCTTGCCCAACACCCTCGACCGGTTGCTTAGGTTTGCCCCAGAGGTCATGAAATTCAATTGA